A single Danio aesculapii chromosome 19, fDanAes4.1, whole genome shotgun sequence DNA region contains:
- the dtnbp1b gene encoding dystrobrevin binding protein 1b isoform X2, with protein sequence MSSPGSASGSKRNSSELELEHAQRVPETEPVQPQVKLKDRQKFFEEAFQQDMEHYLSTGYLQIAERRGSMSSMEVNVDMLEQMDLMDMSDHEALDVFLNSGGEDNSVASPMLGPDVESFTSEITLQVPTQADLRHKLASLSSTCTDSASQDTEAGEEEDDDDDDDDNDEDDDRVQAANIRPPLVQPDQEEVDEEGTLPEREQNQPNNNCESSRSS encoded by the exons CGGAGCTGGAGCTGGAGCATGCTCAGAGAGTACCAGAGACAGAGCCTGTCCAGCCACAGGTAAAGCTAAAGGACAGGCAAAAGTTTTTTGAGGAGGCTTTTCAGCAGGACATGGAGCACTACCTGTCTACAGGATACTTACAGATCGCAGAGAGGAGAG GAAGCATGTCCTCAATGGAGGTGAATGTGGACATGCTGGAGCAAATGGACCTGATGGATATGTCTGACCATGAGGCATTGGATGTCTTTCTCAATTCTGGAGGCGAAGACAACAGCGTGGCCTCGCCAATGCTTG GTCCAGACGTGGAGTCGTTCACCTCAGAGATCACTCTTCAGGTGCCCACACAGGCTGACCTGCGGCACAAGCTCGCGTCTCTGTCCTCCACCTGCACAGACTCAGCCAGCCAGGACACAGAGGCAGGGGAAGAGGAGGATGACGACGATgacgatgatgataatgatgaagatgatgacagGGTACAAGCAGCCAACATTCGCCCTCCGCTTGTCCAGCCAGATCAGGAAGAGGTGGATGAGGAGGGGACGTTACCCGAAAGAGAACAAAACCAGCCAAACAATAACTGTGAGAGCAGTCGATCGTCCTGA
- the dtnbp1b gene encoding dystrobrevin binding protein 1b isoform X1, which translates to MSSPGSASGSKRNSSELELEHAQRVPETEPVQPQVKLKDRQKFFEEAFQQDMEHYLSTGYLQIAERRETIGSMSSMEVNVDMLEQMDLMDMSDHEALDVFLNSGGEDNSVASPMLGPDVESFTSEITLQVPTQADLRHKLASLSSTCTDSASQDTEAGEEEDDDDDDDDNDEDDDRVQAANIRPPLVQPDQEEVDEEGTLPEREQNQPNNNCESSRSS; encoded by the exons CGGAGCTGGAGCTGGAGCATGCTCAGAGAGTACCAGAGACAGAGCCTGTCCAGCCACAGGTAAAGCTAAAGGACAGGCAAAAGTTTTTTGAGGAGGCTTTTCAGCAGGACATGGAGCACTACCTGTCTACAGGATACTTACAGATCGCAGAGAGGAGAG AGACAATAGGAAGCATGTCCTCAATGGAGGTGAATGTGGACATGCTGGAGCAAATGGACCTGATGGATATGTCTGACCATGAGGCATTGGATGTCTTTCTCAATTCTGGAGGCGAAGACAACAGCGTGGCCTCGCCAATGCTTG GTCCAGACGTGGAGTCGTTCACCTCAGAGATCACTCTTCAGGTGCCCACACAGGCTGACCTGCGGCACAAGCTCGCGTCTCTGTCCTCCACCTGCACAGACTCAGCCAGCCAGGACACAGAGGCAGGGGAAGAGGAGGATGACGACGATgacgatgatgataatgatgaagatgatgacagGGTACAAGCAGCCAACATTCGCCCTCCGCTTGTCCAGCCAGATCAGGAAGAGGTGGATGAGGAGGGGACGTTACCCGAAAGAGAACAAAACCAGCCAAACAATAACTGTGAGAGCAGTCGATCGTCCTGA